A single region of the Streptomyces sp. NBC_01381 genome encodes:
- a CDS encoding ABC transporter permease, whose translation MADLKAPAAKATPAAKSPAEARAAQSILLRRARELALVPALLLLMLLGTLVNDSFLTERNLISILGASAALAMVVLAESLVLITGKFDLSLESVVGIAPAVGALLVLPAAQAGFGTEMPAAVALLAILVVGAVIGAFNGILVVKLKLNAFIVTLAMLIVLRGLLVGATEGKTLFGMPDAFYTLATSTFLTIPLSVWLAAAAFGIAGFVLKYHRVGRALYAIGGNADAARAAGIRVERVMLGVFVVAGVLAALGGLMQTGYVGAINANQGQNMIFTVFAAAVIGGISLDGGKGTMFGALTGVLLLGVVQNLLTLAQVPSFWIQAIYGGIILVALMIARVTTGRAQD comes from the coding sequence CAAAAAGCCCTGCCGAAGCCCGCGCAGCGCAAAGCATCCTCCTACGCCGCGCACGCGAACTCGCCCTGGTCCCCGCCCTGTTGCTCCTCATGCTCCTCGGCACCCTGGTCAACGACTCGTTCCTCACCGAGCGCAACCTCATCTCCATCCTCGGCGCCTCCGCGGCCCTCGCGATGGTCGTGCTCGCCGAGTCGCTCGTCCTCATCACCGGCAAGTTCGACCTCTCCCTGGAGTCGGTCGTCGGCATCGCACCCGCCGTTGGCGCGCTCCTGGTCCTGCCCGCCGCGCAGGCCGGCTTCGGCACCGAGATGCCCGCCGCGGTGGCCCTGCTCGCGATCCTCGTGGTCGGCGCGGTCATCGGCGCCTTCAACGGCATCCTCGTGGTGAAGCTCAAGCTCAACGCGTTCATCGTGACGCTCGCCATGCTGATCGTGCTGCGCGGACTGCTCGTCGGCGCCACCGAGGGCAAGACGCTCTTCGGCATGCCCGACGCCTTCTACACCCTCGCCACCTCCACCTTCCTGACCATCCCGCTCTCCGTGTGGCTCGCGGCGGCCGCCTTCGGCATCGCGGGCTTCGTCCTCAAGTACCACCGCGTGGGGCGGGCGTTGTACGCGATCGGCGGCAACGCGGACGCGGCGCGCGCCGCCGGCATCCGGGTGGAGCGCGTGATGCTCGGCGTGTTCGTCGTCGCCGGTGTGCTCGCGGCCCTCGGCGGGCTGATGCAGACCGGGTACGTCGGCGCGATCAACGCCAACCAGGGCCAGAACATGATCTTCACGGTGTTCGCGGCCGCGGTCATCGGCGGCATCAGTCTCGACGGCGGCAAGGGCACCATGTTCGGCGCTCTCACCGGCGTACTGCTGCTCGGTGTCGTCCAGAACCTGCTCACCCTCGCCCAGGTGCCGTCCTTCTGGATCCAGGCCATCTACGGCGGAATCATCCTGGTCGCCCTGATGATCGCGCGCGTCACCACGGGGCGCGCACAGGACTGA
- a CDS encoding L-fuconate dehydratase has product MSPTPARITAVDTFDVRFPTSRELDGSDAMNPDPDYSAAYVVLRTDAEDGLEGHGFTFTIGRGNDVQVAAIASLRHHVLGRSVEELCADPGTLNRDLIGDSQLRWLGPEKGVMHMAIGAVVNALWDLAAKRAHKPLWQFLADADPQWLVSQVDFRYIADALTPQEALDLLQLGRHGAADREAVLRERGFPGYTTSPGWLGYSDEKLTRLARQAVADGFTQIKLKVGADLADDVRRCRTAREAIGPGIRMAIDANQRWNVDEAVEWTRALAEFDPYWVEEPTSPDDVLGHAAIREAVAPVKVATGEHVQNRIVFKQLLQAGAIDVLQIDAARVGGVNENLAILLLAAKFRVPVCPHAGGVGLCELVQHLSMFDYVALSGTTENRVIEYVDHLHEHFTDPVVVRAGHYTAPGAPGFSATMRPESLAEFTYPDGAFWAADLAQDAVAQDALAQGAIPQGKGAAA; this is encoded by the coding sequence GTGTCCCCGACTCCCGCCCGCATCACCGCGGTTGACACCTTCGACGTACGGTTTCCGACCTCACGGGAACTGGACGGATCCGACGCGATGAACCCGGACCCCGACTACTCCGCCGCCTACGTGGTGCTGCGCACCGACGCGGAAGACGGCCTCGAAGGTCACGGCTTCACCTTCACCATCGGGCGCGGCAACGACGTCCAGGTCGCCGCGATCGCCTCGCTGCGCCACCACGTGCTCGGCCGCTCCGTCGAGGAACTCTGCGCCGATCCGGGGACGTTGAACCGCGACCTGATCGGGGACAGCCAACTGCGCTGGCTCGGCCCCGAGAAGGGCGTGATGCACATGGCGATCGGGGCCGTCGTCAACGCACTGTGGGACCTGGCGGCCAAGCGCGCGCACAAGCCGCTGTGGCAGTTCCTCGCGGACGCCGACCCGCAGTGGCTCGTCTCGCAGGTCGACTTCCGCTACATCGCGGACGCGCTCACCCCCCAAGAGGCCTTGGATCTCCTCCAGTTGGGCCGCCACGGTGCCGCCGACCGGGAGGCCGTGCTGCGGGAGCGCGGCTTCCCCGGCTACACCACTTCACCGGGCTGGCTCGGCTACAGCGACGAGAAGCTCACCCGCCTCGCCCGCCAGGCCGTGGCCGACGGCTTCACGCAGATCAAGCTGAAGGTCGGCGCGGACCTGGCGGACGACGTACGCCGCTGCCGCACCGCACGCGAGGCGATCGGGCCCGGCATCCGGATGGCGATCGACGCCAACCAGCGCTGGAACGTCGACGAGGCCGTCGAATGGACCCGCGCCCTCGCCGAGTTCGACCCGTACTGGGTGGAGGAGCCCACCAGCCCCGATGACGTCCTCGGCCACGCCGCGATCCGCGAGGCCGTCGCCCCCGTCAAGGTCGCCACCGGCGAGCACGTACAGAACCGCATCGTCTTCAAGCAGCTCCTCCAGGCGGGCGCCATCGACGTCCTGCAGATCGACGCGGCCCGCGTCGGCGGCGTCAACGAGAACCTCGCGATCCTGCTGCTCGCCGCCAAGTTCCGCGTCCCGGTCTGCCCGCACGCGGGCGGCGTGGGCCTGTGCGAACTGGTCCAGCACCTGTCGATGTTCGACTACGTGGCGCTCTCGGGGACCACCGAGAACCGCGTCATCGAGTACGTCGACCATCTCCACGAACACTTCACCGACCCGGTGGTGGTGCGCGCCGGCCACTACACGGCCCCCGGCGCGCCGGGCTTCTCCGCCACCATGCGGCCCGAGTCCCTCGCGGAGTTCACCTATCCGGACGGCGCCTTCTGGGCCGCAGACCTTGCTCAAGACGCAGTCGCCCAAGACGCACTCGCTCAAGGCGCCATCCCTCAAGGAAAAGGAGCAGCCGCATGA
- a CDS encoding SDR family NAD(P)-dependent oxidoreductase, translating to MTDFEGLKALVTGGASGIGRATAELLAARGAQVAVLDLDPSTVEKPLTGHRADVSDDASVREAVAAAVAGLGGLDVLINNAGIGAQGTVEDNDDAQWHTVLDVNVLGIVRTSRACLPHLRDSGRAAIVNTCSIAATAGLPQRALYSASKGAVLSLTLAMAADHVREGVRVNCVNPGTVDTPWVGRLLDAAPDPAAERAALQARQPTGRLVSADEVAGAIAYLASPLSGATTGTALAVDGGMQGLRLRPAGR from the coding sequence ATGACCGACTTCGAGGGGCTGAAGGCCCTCGTCACCGGCGGAGCCTCCGGCATCGGCCGTGCCACCGCCGAACTGCTGGCCGCGCGCGGCGCCCAGGTGGCCGTGCTCGACCTCGACCCGAGCACCGTGGAGAAGCCGCTCACCGGCCACCGCGCCGACGTCTCGGACGACGCGTCGGTACGCGAGGCCGTCGCCGCCGCCGTGGCCGGCCTCGGCGGACTCGACGTACTGATCAACAACGCCGGGATCGGCGCCCAGGGGACGGTCGAGGACAACGACGACGCCCAGTGGCACACTGTCCTTGACGTCAACGTCCTCGGGATCGTCCGCACCAGCCGTGCCTGCCTGCCGCATCTCAGGGACTCCGGCCGTGCGGCGATCGTCAACACCTGCTCCATCGCCGCCACCGCCGGACTCCCGCAGCGCGCCCTGTACTCGGCGTCGAAGGGAGCGGTGCTCTCGCTGACCCTCGCGATGGCCGCCGACCACGTCCGCGAGGGGGTGCGCGTCAACTGCGTCAACCCCGGCACCGTCGACACCCCGTGGGTCGGCAGGCTCCTGGACGCCGCGCCCGACCCGGCCGCCGAGCGAGCCGCGCTCCAGGCCCGCCAGCCCACCGGACGCCTCGTGTCTGCGGACGAAGTCGCGGGCGCCATCGCCTACTTGGCGAGCCCCCTCTCCGGCGCCACCACCGGCACCGCGCTAGCCGTGGACGGCGGCATGCAGGGCCTGCGACTGCGCCCGGCGGGCCGGTGA
- a CDS encoding aldo/keto reductase, which translates to MSGIARRTLGPGGVEVTELSFGAAGIGNLYAPVTDEEAAAAVDAAWDAGIRCFDTAPHYGMGLSERRLGEALRARPRDAYALSTKAGRILEPVAGRPVGDDLANGFAVPATHRRVWDFSADGVRRSLEDSLTRLGLDRVDIVYLHDPDDHAEQAFREGYPALERLRAEGVVGAIGAGMNQTAMLTRFVRDTDVDAVLCAGRYTLLDQSALTDLLPAAQKHGTSVVMGGVFNSGLLADPGPGATYDYAAAPAGLLDRALRLKAMAERHGTTLRAAAIAFPLAHPSVTGVLVGARSAYEVRDAAEQFARAVPDAFWRDVRAEGLLPAEVPVPSEESA; encoded by the coding sequence GTGAGCGGCATCGCGCGGCGCACCCTGGGACCCGGCGGCGTCGAGGTGACCGAGCTGTCCTTCGGCGCCGCCGGCATCGGCAACCTCTATGCGCCCGTCACCGACGAGGAGGCGGCCGCGGCGGTCGACGCCGCGTGGGACGCGGGCATCCGCTGCTTCGACACCGCGCCGCACTACGGCATGGGCCTGTCGGAGCGCAGGCTCGGCGAGGCGCTGCGGGCGCGCCCCCGTGACGCGTACGCACTCTCCACCAAAGCGGGCCGGATCCTCGAACCGGTGGCAGGGCGGCCGGTCGGCGACGACCTCGCCAACGGCTTCGCCGTGCCCGCCACGCACCGCCGCGTCTGGGACTTCAGCGCGGACGGCGTGCGCCGCTCCTTGGAGGACAGCCTCACCCGCCTGGGCCTCGACCGCGTCGACATCGTCTACCTCCACGACCCGGACGACCACGCCGAGCAGGCCTTCCGCGAGGGCTATCCGGCCCTCGAACGGCTGCGCGCGGAGGGCGTCGTCGGTGCGATCGGCGCCGGCATGAACCAGACGGCCATGCTCACCCGCTTCGTCCGCGACACGGACGTCGACGCCGTGCTGTGCGCGGGTCGCTACACACTCCTCGACCAGAGCGCGCTCACCGATCTGCTCCCGGCGGCACAGAAGCACGGCACATCGGTGGTGATGGGCGGGGTCTTCAACTCCGGCCTGCTCGCCGACCCCGGGCCCGGCGCCACCTACGACTACGCGGCCGCGCCCGCCGGCCTCCTGGACCGCGCCCTCCGGCTGAAGGCCATGGCCGAACGGCACGGCACCACCCTGCGTGCCGCCGCCATCGCCTTCCCGCTCGCCCACCCGTCCGTCACCGGTGTCCTCGTCGGCGCTCGCTCGGCGTACGAAGTCCGGGACGCGGCCGAGCAGTTCGCGCGGGCGGTGCCCGACGCCTTCTGGCGGGACGTCAGGGCCGAGGGGCTGCTGCCCGCCGAAGTTCCCGTCCCCAGTGAGGAGTCCGCGTGA
- a CDS encoding L-rhamnose mutarotase: protein MRVALHTKVRADRVAEYDAAHREVPDELAAAIRAAGATSWTIWRSGTDLFHVLECADYPRMLAELEKLPVNIAWQARMGELLDVVHDYSADGAEAGLPVVWEL, encoded by the coding sequence GTGAGAGTCGCCCTGCACACCAAGGTTCGCGCCGACCGCGTCGCCGAGTACGACGCCGCCCACCGCGAGGTGCCCGACGAGCTCGCCGCCGCCATCCGCGCGGCGGGCGCCACCTCCTGGACGATCTGGCGCAGCGGCACCGACCTCTTCCACGTCCTGGAGTGCGCCGACTACCCCCGTATGCTCGCCGAACTGGAGAAGCTGCCGGTCAACATCGCCTGGCAGGCACGCATGGGCGAGCTGCTCGATGTCGTGCACGACTACTCGGCCGACGGCGCGGAGGCGGGACTGCCCGTCGTATGGGAGCTGTGA
- a CDS encoding amidohydrolase — MSESAWTAEPAAWMVDAHHHVWDLSVRDQDWITGDALAPIRRDFSLADLLPEARAAKVAATVVVQTVTVADETPELLALAAADPELVAGVVGWTDLTRPDVADALAELCELPGRQYLVGIRHQVQGEPDPRWLLRPDVRRGLNAVADTGLAYDLVVLPHQLPACVDAAREHPGLTFVLDHLGKPPIASGDLAPWAADVRVLAALPNTVCKLSGLVTEADPKSWTVDDLRPYADTVLDAFGPDRLMFGSDWPVCTLDASYGEVADLARELTDSLSGAERAAVFAGTATRVYRL, encoded by the coding sequence ATGAGCGAATCGGCGTGGACCGCCGAACCGGCGGCGTGGATGGTCGACGCCCACCACCACGTGTGGGACCTCTCCGTACGCGACCAGGACTGGATCACCGGCGACGCACTCGCCCCGATCCGCCGGGACTTCTCCCTGGCCGATCTGCTGCCCGAGGCCCGCGCCGCCAAGGTCGCGGCGACCGTCGTCGTCCAGACGGTCACCGTCGCCGACGAGACCCCCGAACTCCTCGCCCTTGCCGCGGCGGACCCCGAGCTCGTGGCGGGTGTCGTGGGCTGGACCGACCTCACCCGCCCCGATGTCGCCGACGCGCTCGCCGAGCTGTGCGAGCTTCCCGGCAGGCAGTATCTGGTCGGCATCCGGCATCAGGTCCAGGGGGAGCCCGACCCGCGGTGGCTGCTGCGGCCCGACGTACGCCGTGGTCTGAACGCGGTCGCCGACACAGGCCTCGCCTACGACCTCGTGGTGCTGCCCCATCAACTGCCCGCCTGCGTCGATGCGGCCCGGGAGCACCCCGGACTCACCTTCGTGCTCGACCACTTGGGCAAGCCGCCGATCGCGTCCGGCGACCTGGCACCCTGGGCCGCCGACGTCCGCGTCCTCGCCGCGCTGCCCAACACCGTCTGCAAACTCTCCGGCCTGGTGACCGAGGCGGACCCGAAGAGCTGGACGGTCGACGATCTGCGGCCGTACGCCGACACCGTCCTTGACGCTTTCGGCCCGGACCGGCTGATGTTCGGCTCCGACTGGCCCGTCTGCACCCTGGACGCCTCGTACGGCGAAGTCGCCGACCTGGCACGGGAGTTGACCGACTCGCTGAGCGGCGCGGAACGTGCCGCCGTGTTCGCAGGGACCGCCACCCGCGTCTACCGCCTCTGA
- a CDS encoding lipase maturation factor family protein: MQWFTADQYWLGRLVFQRALAAVYLVAFLSAVLQFRALIGERGMLPVPRYVEQVPFRQAPSLFQLHYSDRFFAAVCWAGCGCAAALVAGVDGLLPLWGGMLLWIVPWVLYLSIVNVGQTWYAFGWESLLLEVGFLAVFLGNDETAPPVLVLFLLRWVLFRVEFGAGLIKMRGDACWRKLTCLYFHHETQPMPGPLSWFFHHLPKPVHRMEVAANHFTQLVVPVLLFTPQPIATGAACLMIATQLWLVLSGNFSWLNWITIVVALSVLDFGGVGAPADPPAAPLWYEVMVIAVTALLLGLSYRPARNLVSRRQIMNYAFDPLHLVNAYGAFGSISRVRMEVAIEGTADTTPRHDSRWLEYEFKGKPGDVRRWPRQFAPYHLRLDWLMWFAALSPAYARPWFGPLVERLLDGDRDTLRLLRRSPFPPDAPPAYIRARLYRYRYTTWRELRETGACWERTYVREFMPPTRVGQAAQRR, encoded by the coding sequence GTGCAGTGGTTCACGGCAGATCAGTACTGGCTCGGCCGACTCGTCTTCCAGCGGGCGCTGGCCGCCGTCTACCTCGTCGCGTTCCTGAGCGCCGTACTGCAGTTCCGCGCGCTGATCGGGGAGCGCGGCATGCTGCCGGTGCCGCGCTACGTGGAGCAGGTGCCGTTCCGCCAGGCGCCGAGCCTCTTCCAGCTGCACTACTCGGACCGCTTCTTCGCCGCGGTCTGCTGGGCGGGCTGCGGCTGCGCGGCGGCGCTGGTCGCGGGGGTCGACGGGCTGCTGCCGCTGTGGGGCGGGATGCTCCTCTGGATCGTGCCCTGGGTGCTCTACCTGTCGATCGTGAACGTGGGGCAGACCTGGTACGCCTTCGGCTGGGAGTCACTGCTCCTGGAGGTGGGCTTCCTCGCCGTCTTCCTCGGCAACGACGAGACCGCTCCCCCGGTCCTTGTGCTGTTCCTGCTGCGCTGGGTGCTGTTCCGTGTCGAGTTCGGGGCCGGGCTGATCAAGATGCGCGGCGACGCCTGCTGGCGCAAGCTCACCTGCCTGTACTTCCACCACGAGACCCAGCCGATGCCGGGCCCGCTGAGCTGGTTCTTCCATCACTTGCCGAAGCCCGTCCACCGGATGGAGGTCGCGGCGAACCACTTCACCCAACTCGTCGTCCCTGTCCTCCTGTTCACGCCGCAGCCGATCGCGACGGGCGCGGCCTGCCTGATGATCGCCACCCAGCTGTGGCTGGTCCTGTCCGGGAACTTCAGCTGGCTGAACTGGATCACGATCGTGGTCGCCCTGTCGGTCCTGGACTTCGGCGGCGTGGGCGCACCGGCCGATCCGCCCGCCGCCCCGCTCTGGTACGAGGTGATGGTCATCGCCGTGACCGCGCTGCTCCTCGGCCTGAGTTACCGCCCGGCGCGGAACCTCGTCTCGCGCCGCCAGATCATGAACTACGCCTTCGACCCGCTCCATCTCGTCAACGCCTACGGCGCGTTCGGCAGCATCAGCCGCGTCCGCATGGAGGTCGCGATCGAGGGCACGGCGGACACCACGCCGCGTCACGACTCGCGTTGGCTGGAGTACGAGTTCAAGGGCAAGCCGGGCGATGTGCGGCGCTGGCCACGCCAGTTCGCGCCCTACCATCTGCGGCTCGACTGGTTGATGTGGTTCGCCGCGCTCTCCCCCGCCTACGCCCGGCCGTGGTTCGGCCCGCTGGTGGAGCGGCTCCTGGACGGCGACCGGGACACCCTGCGGCTGCTGCGCCGCTCCCCGTTCCCGCCGGACGCGCCGCCCGCGTACATCCGGGCGCGCCTGTACCGCTACCGCTACACGACCTGGCGGGAGCTGCGCGAGACGGGCGCCTGCTGGGAGCGGACGTATGTGCGTGAGTTCATGCCGCCGACGCGGGTCGGCCAGGCGGCTCAGAGGCGGTAG
- a CDS encoding DUF6777 domain-containing protein, whose product MRVPTRTYATAFAISMAIAVAGCSGGGEKNAADGGSELFMQPAAAEGPDPFTDSTATSTATPSPVTRSPQPAPSGTSSPTAHQGARSYSGSTPGLYGGTQSVGSCDVDAQVRFLTADQSKARAFAQVSGISQADIPGFLRGLTPVVLRADTRVTNHGYRSGQATGYQSVLQTGTAVLVDNRGLPRVRCACGNPLKPPVALQGTPSRQGQQWPGYRPTQVIVVTPAPKIITNITIVNIVNNTWIERKTGDHHGDHDHRVPPPRPTSTPTPSTATPSTPTPSTSPPTPSDSESSEPPTDPGTTSADCPTPSPATGTEPPSPPPPGCPTPTSATPSTDEPSTPEDDTTQQDPGDETGPDGPSLPDTPLTSDPGAFES is encoded by the coding sequence GTGCGAGTGCCCACCAGGACCTATGCGACGGCCTTCGCGATATCCATGGCCATCGCCGTCGCGGGATGCTCCGGCGGAGGCGAGAAGAACGCCGCCGACGGCGGGTCCGAGCTGTTCATGCAGCCCGCCGCCGCCGAGGGACCCGACCCCTTCACCGACTCCACCGCCACGTCCACGGCGACCCCCTCGCCCGTCACCCGTTCGCCGCAGCCCGCACCGAGCGGAACGTCGTCGCCCACGGCCCACCAGGGCGCCCGCTCCTACTCGGGCAGCACACCGGGCCTCTACGGCGGCACACAGTCCGTCGGCAGCTGCGACGTCGACGCCCAGGTCCGCTTCCTCACCGCCGACCAGAGCAAGGCCCGCGCCTTCGCCCAGGTGTCGGGCATCTCCCAGGCCGACATCCCCGGCTTCCTGCGCGGCCTGACCCCCGTCGTGCTGCGGGCCGACACCCGCGTCACGAACCACGGCTACCGCAGTGGTCAGGCCACCGGCTACCAGTCGGTGCTGCAGACGGGCACCGCCGTCCTCGTCGACAACCGTGGACTGCCGCGTGTGCGGTGCGCCTGCGGGAACCCGCTGAAGCCGCCCGTCGCGCTGCAGGGCACCCCGAGCCGGCAAGGGCAGCAGTGGCCCGGCTACCGCCCGACGCAGGTGATCGTCGTGACCCCGGCACCGAAGATCATCACGAACATCACCATCGTGAACATCGTCAACAACACCTGGATCGAGCGGAAGACCGGCGACCACCACGGCGACCACGACCACAGGGTGCCCCCGCCGCGCCCGACATCTACGCCTACGCCGAGCACTGCGACCCCGAGCACGCCGACGCCGAGTACGTCGCCCCCCACGCCGAGCGACTCAGAGAGCAGCGAGCCCCCCACCGACCCGGGCACCACCTCCGCGGACTGCCCGACGCCCAGCCCTGCCACGGGAACAGAGCCGCCCTCCCCGCCCCCGCCCGGCTGCCCCACCCCCACCTCGGCTACTCCGTCGACGGACGAGCCCAGCACACCCGAGGACGACACCACGCAGCAGGACCCCGGCGACGAGACAGGACCCGACGGCCCGTCCCTGCCCGACACCCCGCTGACCAGCGATCCCGGCGCTTTCGAGAGCTGA
- a CDS encoding SpoIIE family protein phosphatase: MTPTSLPDGWPADPRPILALNRTGCFDWDLDSGLMHLDAAGLEVFDLRADEYDGHPATLAVRVPPIEAHRLDAYVSHALKDGSRTYGIYFRIRLRDGGLRWTHTQGHIERDGTGRPRRIVGIVRDATQELGDSTARRERADEEEDRRRRTSIVQGTTAALAHARTVRDVIDVLKDTHGLAHLGASNLVMGLVEAGRIRLVAEGPTGSFVPGTKFSRVDEPYPMSEVVRTLAPRFIETAAEFAASYPELWPHIDKLGITAAAYLPLIAQARPIGVLGLLYQEKTGFTEEERNVLVALGSGIAQSLQRAMFYEQEKDLAQGLQQAMLPRTIPGVQGAEIAVRYRSAALGRDIGGDWYDVIPLPGGRVGAVIGDVQGHDTHAAAVMGQLRIVLRAYAAEGHTPATVMARASGFLHELDTERFATCLYAEADLSTGVVQLVRAGHIDPLLQQTDGSCRRVPVDGGLPLGLSAEFGGLEYPVSTLELDAGQTLLLFTDGLIEEPGADLDDGLRALGDLACSGPRDLQQLADRLCSIVDERGGDDDAALLLLRRRLLDAPRSGGRLQQHVGPGDPEALAEARHMIRAAVRAWGAKDRADEVELVADEVITNALMHTDGAAIVTLRVLTGPDRRLRVEVEDSSSALPRRREAGESGVSGRGLLLVDMLADVWGVDSRGTGKCVWCEFIVPERDSNG, encoded by the coding sequence ATGACGCCCACGTCACTGCCGGACGGCTGGCCAGCGGACCCGCGGCCGATCCTGGCGCTCAACCGGACAGGCTGCTTCGACTGGGACCTCGACAGCGGTCTGATGCACCTGGACGCCGCGGGCCTGGAGGTCTTCGACCTGCGGGCCGACGAGTACGACGGCCATCCGGCGACCCTGGCCGTGCGGGTCCCGCCCATCGAGGCGCACCGCCTGGACGCGTACGTCTCGCACGCGCTCAAGGACGGCAGCCGGACCTACGGCATCTACTTCCGCATCCGGCTGCGCGACGGCGGGCTGCGCTGGACACACACCCAGGGGCACATCGAACGCGACGGGACGGGCCGCCCGCGCCGCATCGTCGGCATCGTCCGCGACGCCACCCAGGAGCTGGGCGACAGCACGGCCCGGCGCGAGCGCGCCGACGAGGAGGAGGACCGGCGGCGCCGCACGAGCATCGTGCAGGGCACCACAGCGGCCCTCGCGCACGCCCGTACCGTGCGGGACGTCATCGACGTGCTCAAGGACACCCACGGCCTGGCCCACCTGGGCGCGTCGAACCTCGTCATGGGCCTGGTCGAGGCCGGGCGGATCCGTCTTGTCGCGGAGGGGCCGACGGGCAGCTTCGTGCCGGGCACCAAGTTCAGCCGCGTCGACGAGCCGTATCCGATGAGCGAGGTGGTGCGCACGCTCGCGCCGCGCTTCATCGAGACGGCCGCCGAGTTCGCGGCCTCGTACCCGGAGCTGTGGCCGCACATCGACAAGCTCGGCATCACCGCGGCCGCCTATCTGCCGTTGATCGCGCAGGCCAGGCCGATCGGCGTGCTCGGCCTGCTCTACCAGGAGAAGACCGGCTTCACCGAGGAGGAACGCAACGTCCTGGTCGCCCTGGGCAGCGGCATCGCGCAGAGCCTGCAGCGCGCGATGTTCTACGAGCAGGAGAAGGACCTCGCCCAGGGCCTCCAGCAGGCGATGCTGCCGCGCACCATCCCCGGCGTCCAGGGCGCCGAGATCGCGGTCCGCTACCGCTCGGCGGCGCTCGGCCGGGACATCGGCGGCGACTGGTACGACGTGATCCCGCTGCCCGGCGGCCGGGTCGGGGCCGTCATCGGCGACGTACAAGGTCATGACACCCACGCCGCGGCCGTCATGGGTCAGCTGCGCATCGTCCTGCGCGCCTATGCCGCCGAGGGGCACACCCCCGCCACCGTCATGGCCCGCGCATCGGGCTTCCTGCACGAGCTGGACACCGAGCGCTTCGCCACCTGCCTCTACGCCGAGGCCGATCTGTCGACGGGCGTCGTCCAGCTGGTGCGGGCCGGGCACATCGATCCGCTGCTCCAGCAGACCGACGGGAGCTGCCGCAGGGTGCCGGTCGACGGTGGGCTCCCGCTGGGCCTCTCCGCCGAGTTCGGCGGTCTCGAATACCCCGTCAGCACCCTCGAACTCGACGCGGGACAGACCCTGTTGCTCTTCACCGACGGTCTCATCGAGGAGCCGGGCGCCGACCTCGACGACGGCCTTCGGGCGCTCGGCGACCTCGCCTGCTCGGGCCCGCGCGACCTCCAGCAGCTCGCCGACCGGCTCTGCTCGATCGTCGACGAGCGGGGCGGCGACGACGACGCGGCCCTCCTTCTCCTGCGCCGCCGCCTCCTGGACGCGCCGCGCTCCGGAGGCCGCCTCCAGCAGCATGTCGGCCCCGGCGATCCGGAGGCGCTCGCCGAGGCCCGGCACATGATCAGGGCCGCCGTCCGCGCCTGGGGGGCCAAGGACCGTGCGGATGAGGTCGAGCTGGTCGCCGACGAGGTCATCACCAACGCCCTGATGCACACCGACGGCGCGGCGATCGTGACCCTGCGCGTCCTGACCGGCCCCGACCGGCGCCTTCGCGTCGAGGTCGAGGACTCGTCAAGCGCGCTGCCTCGCCGCAGGGAGGCCGGGGAGTCGGGGGTGTCGGGCCGCGGTCTGCTCCTGGTGGACATGCTCGCGGACGTGTGGGGTGTGGACTCGCGGGGGACCGGCAAGTGCGTGTGGTGCGAGTTCATCGTGCCCGAGCGGGACAGCAACGGCTAG
- a CDS encoding zf-HC2 domain-containing protein → MRSLERHRDAGAYALGVLDAADTFRFDDHLMDCPVCRDLVTELTPTARQLAAYARVTPPRVDPLATAGPGLLDRLLADAGRLRRRAAGRRRWLYAVAASVVLAVAGPAVAVLTADGPGPERITARDGRTGVSATLTAHDRAWGTDIGLRVDDPEGSRVCELVAIAADGSEQPVTTWKVPAGAPSDGVSTQGGAALPREDIDRYEVRTTAGKHLLTLDRR, encoded by the coding sequence ATGAGGTCCCTGGAGCGGCATCGCGACGCCGGCGCCTACGCGCTCGGTGTCCTCGACGCGGCGGACACCTTCCGCTTCGACGATCACCTCATGGACTGCCCGGTCTGCCGTGATCTGGTCACCGAACTGACCCCGACAGCACGGCAGTTGGCGGCATACGCCCGGGTGACGCCACCGCGCGTCGACCCGCTGGCCACGGCAGGACCCGGCCTGCTCGACCGGCTGCTCGCCGATGCCGGGCGGCTGCGGCGCAGGGCGGCCGGGCGCCGGCGGTGGCTGTACGCGGTCGCCGCGAGCGTCGTGCTCGCCGTGGCGGGGCCCGCGGTGGCGGTCCTCACCGCCGACGGCCCCGGCCCCGAGCGGATCACTGCGCGGGACGGCCGCACCGGCGTCTCGGCGACGCTCACCGCGCACGACCGCGCCTGGGGCACGGACATCGGGCTCCGTGTGGATGACCCGGAGGGTTCCCGGGTCTGCGAACTCGTCGCCATCGCCGCCGACGGCTCCGAGCAGCCGGTGACCACGTGGAAGGTGCCCGCCGGTGCGCCGTCGGACGGGGTGTCGACGCAGGGCGGCGCCGCGCTCCCCCGCGAGGACATCGACCGGTACGAGGTGCGCACCACGGCGGGCAAGCACCTCCTGACGCTCGACCGCCGCTGA